A window from Candidatus Tanganyikabacteria bacterium encodes these proteins:
- a CDS encoding GNAT family N-acetyltransferase, with translation MSAEPRPAERPAATGSPRDFAEYGAIVVPSLWFDPSRPLDDWFDRVGRENFRFAHAAGQVAGGLAIYRAGQYFGGRRLECGAIAAVAVAPEHRGSGIGSRLMRDAVGELRAGGTPLACLFPATLPVYRNAGFESAGLHCRFKIPTAALDVRATDLQVRRAGLADRDRFAALYAEQARRTDGWLDRPAVLWMRNLAPWTGEHFCYLVEGGEGPEGYVVYAQENEGGKRQIRVLDCVAGTPRAAARLLSFFAAHRSLAHVLDFPDAPALPFLAPLADPPVEVARFLRWMLRLCDVRAALEQRGYRPGVTGEVHLAVRDAVLPENAGRLILEVADGCGRVSPGGRGDLSIDVRGLAALFTGFQTTRDLAQAGLAAAEHRGADALFAGGPAWMPDMF, from the coding sequence GTGTCGGCTGAGCCCCGCCCGGCCGAACGACCGGCAGCGACGGGCTCGCCGCGCGATTTCGCGGAGTACGGCGCTATCGTCGTTCCGTCGCTCTGGTTCGATCCGAGCCGCCCGCTGGACGATTGGTTCGACCGCGTCGGGAGGGAGAATTTCCGCTTCGCGCATGCGGCTGGGCAGGTCGCGGGCGGTCTGGCCATCTATCGCGCCGGCCAGTACTTCGGCGGCCGGCGCCTCGAGTGCGGCGCCATCGCCGCGGTGGCCGTCGCCCCGGAGCATCGCGGGAGTGGCATCGGCTCCCGCCTGATGCGGGACGCCGTGGGCGAGTTGCGCGCGGGGGGCACCCCCCTGGCCTGCCTGTTTCCGGCCACGCTGCCCGTCTACCGCAACGCCGGGTTCGAGTCGGCCGGCCTGCATTGTCGCTTCAAGATACCCACCGCCGCACTCGACGTGCGGGCCACAGACCTCCAGGTGCGGCGCGCCGGCCTCGCCGACCGCGACCGCTTCGCGGCCCTCTACGCGGAGCAGGCCAGGCGCACCGACGGCTGGCTCGATCGGCCGGCGGTGCTCTGGATGCGCAACCTGGCGCCGTGGACCGGCGAGCACTTCTGCTACCTGGTCGAGGGCGGCGAGGGCCCCGAGGGCTACGTCGTCTACGCGCAGGAAAACGAGGGCGGCAAGCGCCAGATCCGGGTGCTCGACTGCGTGGCCGGCACGCCGCGCGCGGCCGCGCGGCTGCTCTCCTTCTTCGCCGCGCACCGGTCGCTGGCCCACGTCCTCGACTTCCCCGACGCGCCGGCGTTGCCCTTCCTGGCTCCCCTGGCAGATCCGCCCGTGGAGGTGGCGCGTTTCCTGCGATGGATGCTGCGCCTGTGCGACGTGCGCGCCGCCCTCGAGCAACGCGGCTACCGGCCGGGAGTCACAGGCGAGGTGCACCTCGCCGTGCGCGACGCGGTCCTGCCGGAAAACGCGGGTCGGCTGATCCTGGAAGTCGCGGACGGCTGCGGGCGCGTCAGCCCGGGCGGTCGCGGCGACCTGTCGATCGACGTGCGCGGCCTGGCCGCGCTGTTCACCGGCTTCCAGACCACCCGGGACCTGGCCCAGGCGGGTCTCGCCGCGGCGGAGCACCGCGGTGCCGACGCCCTCTTCGCGGGCGGGCCCGCATGGATGCCGGATATGTTCTGA